A window of Syntrophaceae bacterium genomic DNA:
CAGGCGGCCGCCGGAGTTGGCTGCCGAGATGATCATGACGGCCGTGGTGGCCACCGCATCGGAGAGGCCGCCCTGGAGGCCGAGAACCTTCGCGAAGGGGATGATCATCAGGCCGGTGTAGCAGGCCAGGCCGAGGACGAGCCCCATGACCCAGAACTGCCAGGTCTTGGAGGCCTCGCCGGCGGTGTAGGGCGTGGCGGCCATGCCGGCGGCCGCCGCAGCCGAGGGCTTCCACCCGGCCGGCGCGAACCCGGGCTGGGGGATCCGGAAGAAGAAGCCGCAGCCGAAGGTGACGACGAAGAAGATCACCGCGAAGATCTGGAAGGTGACCAGAACCCCGTAATCGGCGATCCAGATGCGGGCGAGCGGCGTGAAGATCAGGCCGCCGAAGCCGAGGGCCGCGACGACGATGCCCGTCACGAGACCTCTGCGGTCAGGGAACCACTTCTGGCAGGTGACGATGATCGTCGGGTAGGTGGCGCCCATGCCGCCGCCGCCGATGATGCCGTAGCACAGGTAGAGCCACCAGGGCTTGTCGGCCGTGGTGTAACCGGCCATCCAGAAGCCGATGGACAGGATGACCGCCGACCACATGAGAACCTTCTTGGGGCCGAGCCGGTCCTGGTACATGCCGCCGATCACGGAGCCGACGGTGAAGACGGCGAGCGTGAAGGA
This region includes:
- a CDS encoding OFA family MFS transporter, which codes for MSDDQTYNRWIPVILGVLIQLCLGSVYIWGVFQPAVVKLFGWNHATAALTFSFTLAVFTVGSVIGGMYQDRLGPKKVLMWSAVILSIGFWMAGYTTADKPWWLYLCYGIIGGGGMGATYPTIIVTCQKWFPDRRGLVTGIVVAALGFGGLIFTPLARIWIADYGVLVTFQIFAVIFFVVTFGCGFFFRIPQPGFAPAGWKPSAAAAAGMAATPYTAGEASKTWQFWVMGLVLGLACYTGLMIIPFAKVLGLQGGLSDAVATTAVMIISAANSGGRLLWGAASDKLGRTKTILVLLLVAGGCMLFLAAAREYTILILIFVIALCYGGYLGVFPALVADYFGTKAAGMIYGLLLLFFGVAAIAAPLVAGKIRDATGGFVASFMSAAILSFVAAVLVFILKPPPRKTS